The Panicum hallii strain FIL2 chromosome 9, PHallii_v3.1, whole genome shotgun sequence genome has a window encoding:
- the LOC112875157 gene encoding rhomboid-like protein 19, with amino-acid sequence MSASATLTPAAAGKSFTGFTKLCKGLAIILFLAHILVRLFPSAASYLALIPARAIPFAWNLVTAGYVEQTIPGVIVSIVGLLLFGKVLEPLWGAKELLKFIFIVNLSTSVCVFVTAIVLYYITQEESYLYTPLSGFYGVLSGLLVGIKQMLPDQELNLFVLKISAKWIPSMVAFVSVVVSFFLKESMAYLPTILFGIYVSWTYLRYFQKRLEVGLRGDPSDEFSFSSFFPGFLRPILDPIASIFHKLFCGRSARSEGTGQALDGSQLPGSGSIEANRRRERGQRALEQRLAEKLAAVRSAEGKTPPSPPTQQLEDDASDKV; translated from the exons ATGAGCGCCTCCGCCACCCTGACCCCCGCAGCG GCAGGGAAATCCTTCACGGGGTTCACCAAGCTGTGCAAGGGCCTCGCCATCATCCTGTTCCTCGCCCACATTTTGGTCCGGCTCTTCCCTTCGGCCGCCAGCTACCTCGCGCTGATACCGGCCAG GGCGATCCCATTTGCTTGGAACCTGGTAACTGCTGGTTATGTTGAACAAACAATTCCAGGG GTGATTGTCAGCATAGTTGGTCTTCTTCTGTTTGGGAAGGTGTTGGAGCCTCTATGGGGTGCTAAGGAGTTGCTCAAGTTCATTTTTATTGTTAACCTCTCAACTTCAGTGTGTGTCTTCGTAACTGCTATTGTTTTGTACTACATTACACAGGAGGAGAGCTACCT CTACACACCTCTTTCTGGATTTTATGGGGTTCTTtcaggactgctggtgggcatCAAACAAATGTTACCTGATCAGGAGCTTAATCTTTTTGTGCTCAAGATTAGTGCAAAG TGGATTCCATCTATGGTTGCATTTGTCTCAGTTGTTGTAAGCTTCTTCCTGAAGGAATCAATGGCATATCTTCCAACCATATTATTTGGTATCTATGTGAGTTGGACTTACCTGCGATACTTCCAAAAGAGACTAGAAGTAGGCCTAAGAGGAGACCCAAGTGACGAATTTTCATTTTCAAGCTTCTTCCCTGGATTTTTGAG GCCAATTTTGGACCCTATAGCTTCTATCTTCCACAAACTTTTCTGTGGGCGATCTGcaagatctgaaggcacaggccAGGCACTGGATGGCTCACAGCTCCCTGGTTCAGGCTCCATTGAGGCAAACAGGAGGAG AGAAAGGGGTCAGAGAGCGCTGGAGCAGAGACTGGCAGAGAAGCTGGCCGCGGTCAGGAGCGCAGAGGGCAAGACCCCGCCATCACCGCCGACGCAGCAGCTGGAGGATGATGCTTCTGATAAAGTCTGA
- the LOC112875158 gene encoding probable glutathione peroxidase 4 → MGAVESVPETSIHEFTVKDCNGKEVSLETYKGKVLLVVNVASKCGFTETNYTQLTELYQKYRDKDFEILAFPCNQFLRQEPGTAEQAKDFACTRFKAEYPVFQKVRVNGPDAAPVYKFLKASKPGLFGSRIKWNFTKFLVDKNGKVIERYATSTTPMSIEKDIQKALEE, encoded by the exons ATGGGGGCGGTCGAGTCCGTGCCGGAGACCTCCATACACGAATTCACCGTCAAG GATTGCAACGGCAAGGAAGTGAGCCTGGAGACCTACAAGGGGAAGGTTCTCCTCGTCGTCAACGTCGCCTCCAAATG TGGGTTCACGGAGACCAATTACACGCAACTGACGGAGCTTTATCAGAAGTACAGGGACAAAG ACTTTGAGATATTAGCATTCCCCTGCAATCAGTTCTTGCGGCAAGAGCCAGGGACTGCCGAGCAGGCAAAAGATTTTGCTTGCACCAGATTTAAAGCGGAATACCCAGTTTTTCAGAAG GTGCGTGTAAATGGTCCAGATGCTGCGCCGGTCTACAAGTTTCTGAAAGCGAGCAAGCCTGGTTTGTTTGGGTCAAGAATCAAATGGAATTTTACTAAGTTTCTCGTTGACAAAAATGGGAAGGTCATTGAAAGATATGCAACTTCGACCACTCCAATGTCAATTGAg AAGGACATCCAGAAGGCCCTTGAGGAATAG
- the LOC112875156 gene encoding protein HUA2-LIKE 2-like isoform X1 — translation MAPAKRKRAAAAAAAAAAAAAKWKVGDLVLAKMKGFPAWPAMISEPEQWGQSSAKKKPLVYFYGTKQIAFCNYTDLEAFTEEKKRSLLAKRHGKGADFLRAVDEIIEVYDSLKEKDNNKLELAADEVKPVVEKLAENNGCMDTENLVNGSNMHSGQIIEDHSITTRNPDMVNSDGPSVTVKGDKPCVVNSAPDEPTEDVTILDEMRDIPLCPNSFSNKPRDAHPQNCYTRCRVPSLRKSRSSISVESRKAQGTGKLLDHHSHAEDDKANSGAVSTSDNVLLHSSVGTFNKSVALETISSKRRLNSPVKADSTCNSEASENGASETELKSNGTSNLPMDTAVIFKRKRKADRKPVPHYKDCTPPNKGEGLHAEYSEILPDSPNSKNEVNKSDGDEHLPLVKRARVRMGRSQMEDSPIDDIDVSNKKPELSMTADKCDMHFTPAVPGNDYSADQISAVVNTVSNPSSKFDMPILSGEGHPWKNKEYHPKILALDVEAALPPSKRLHRALEAMSANVAETNNSIPEVTGHNDMVLDSSLSTGNNHSNISAETVVTVSNKSGIVQSPGPSLDTEFVHSPSGKYTSESILQNNAISDSASVPSKANNHDNHIMTKGDICEETHMDSKAVSCSLVCNELDNDVCGKTSALCMKSNEPALDVTQTTSVPDRLSSSLEKASENVVIIDVKETRPFGSAACSVDGTDEPVDHANNNVITNAICHGETVIAESVNNVGDTASNSSLATKSSSIQSDADTRTSEVHTFSSLALKELNHRNLKDKSTSPDSMPMKELIAVAQARRFSRSTSFPENFLNAKYIPETSVNTPPKEGSQRQLSPSNRIIRSTSANDNFHSRSPFDSIQQKKLAGHDEANAARRSFKDFLGTMTRTKESIARATRLAIECAKFGIAGEAIDIIVEHLEKESNLYKRVDLFFLVDSITQCSRNQKGGAGDVYPSLIQAVLPRILYAAAPPGNSAWENRKQCLKVLKLWLERKTLSEYVIRHHIREIETINEASFGSSRRPSRLERALNDPLRDNEGMLVDEYGSNAGFQLPNIICTKVLEEEDGNSSEDRSFEAVTPEQDAPDNDDNEESQMPVEKHRRILEEVDGELEMEDVAPPSEIEVTTKCRPEQSGTNCTTSDQRPSDVGPPLPVDKPPSPPPLPSSPPPVPPPPPAPIPQSAQMQPKLQMTSDPIGPHPPGATYNIQSQQPHSIEHQGNMNPSVAPLPPPPFNNSGYGGQSNQIPPPPPMAPLNPPGPHGNFPAPPAPYHGNNYHRPPTTSIPNEGYHMQPPPPPPPPNQFPPVPSEHQQRPHHWGTNCPPYPERYRYNGHDRGHHRHDRRHHGHDRHHFDDRGYLYDDRGYHYDDRGHYFDDRRHHFDDRGHHFDERAIRGAMHHEADRGRYPFPPGPPPIPDHFEAPPAPMHYGRPSDPPPGPCAGWSRPPRISNYSPSRHSMEPPVSHAAGGHGGWRPR, via the exons ATGGCGCCGGCCAAGAGGAAgcgcgcggcggcagcggcagcggcggctgcggcggccgcggccaagTGGAAGGTGGGCGACCTCGTGCTCGCCAAGATGAAGGGCTTCCCGGCGTGGCCGGCCATG ATAAGTGAACCAGAGCAGTGGGGCCAGTCTTCTGCTAAAAAGAAGCCGCTGGTCTATTTTTATGGTACTAAACAGAT TGCTTTCTGCAATTATACTGATCTTGAGGCATTCACTGAGGAGAAAAAAAGGTCTCTACTTGCTAAACGACATGGTAAAGGGGCTGATTTTCTGAGAGCAGTCGATGAAATAATTGAAGTTTATGATTCTTTAAAGGAGAAAGATAATAATAAGCTTGAATTGGCTGCTGATGAAGTAAAGCCAGTTGTAGAAAAGCTCGCTGAAAATAATGGCTGCATGGATACTGAAAATCTGGTCAATGGCTCCAATATGCACAGTGGTCAAATAATAGAAGATCATTCTATCACTACCAGGAATCCTGACATGGTCAATTCTGATGGACCTTCTGTCACTGTAAAGGGTGACAAGCCCTGTGTTGTAAATTCTGCTCCTGATGAGCCTACTGAAGATGTAACCATCCTTGATGAAATGAGGGATATTCCTTTGTGTCCTAATTCATTTTCAAATAAGCCAAGGGATGCACACCCGCAGAATTGCTATACACGTTGTAGGGTTCCATCGCTGCGGAAGTCAAGAAGTTCAATAAGTGTTGAATCAAGAAAGGCTCAAGGTACTGGTAAACTTTTGGATCATCATAGTCATGCAGAGGATGACAAAGCTAACTCTGGTGCTGTTTCTACATCAGATAATGTTTTGTTGCATTCTAGTGTAGGCACCTTCAACAAATCTGTAGCTTTGGAGACTATTAGCAGCAAGAGAAGGTTGAACTCTCCTGTTAAAGCGGATAGTACCTGTAACAGTGAAGCATCTGAAAACGGAGCTTCAGAGACAGAATTGAAATCAAATGGTACATCGAATCTTCCAATGGACACTGCAGTAATTTttaagagaaaaagaaaagcagACAGAAAGCCTGTTCCACATTATAAAGATTGTACACCACCAAACAAAGGTGAAGGTTTGCATGCTGAGTACAGTGAAATCCTTCCAGATTCTCCAAATTCAAAGAATGAAGTGAATAAGTCAGATGGAGATGAGCACTTGCCACTGGTCAAAAGGGCAAGGGTCCGAATGGGAAGGTCTCAAATGGAGGATTCACCAATTGATGATATTGATGTTTCTAATAAGAAGCCAGAGCTCTCTATGACTGCAGACAAATGTGATATGCATTTTACACCTGCAGTACCTGGCAATGATTATTCAGCTGATCAGATATCGGCAGTGGTAAATACTGTTTCTAATCCGTCATCCAAATTTGATATGCCTATCCTGTCAGGGGAAGGTCATCCTTGGAAGAATAAAGAATACCATCCAAAGATTTTGGCATTGGATGTTGAAGCTGCTTTGCCTCCATCAAAACGCCTTCATCGTGCCTTAGAAGCAATGTCTGCTAATGTTGCTGAAACTAACAATAGTATACCTGAAGTGACAGGACACAATGATATGGTTCTAGATAGTTCTTTGTCAACGGGAAACAACCATTCTAATATATCTGCAGAGACAGTAGTCACCGTATCTAATAAGTCTGGAATAGTTCAAAGCCCTGGACCTTCTTTGGACACAGAGTTTGTGCATAGTCCATCTGGCAAATATACCTCTGAATCAATTTTACAAAATAATGCTATTTCTGATTCCGCTTCAGTTCCTTCAAAAGCAAACAATCATGACAATCATATCATGACAAAAGGCGATATTTGTGAAGAAACTCATATGGATAGCAAAGCTGTCAGTTGTTCCTTGGTTTGTAATGAACTGGATAATGATGTCTGTGGGAAAACTTCAGCTCTTTGTATGAAATCGAATGAGCCTGCTCTTGATGTTACACAAACCACATCTGTACCTGACCGGTTATCTTCATCTTTGGAGAAAGCTAGTGAAAATGTGGTGATAATCGATGTCAAAGAGACAAGACCATTTGGCTCAGCTGCCTGTAGTGTTGACGGAACTGATGAGCCAGTTGACCATGCAAACAACAATGTGATCACCAATGCTATATGCCATGGTGAGACTGTTATAGCGGAATCCGTGAACAATGTGGGAGATACGGCAAGCAACTCTTCGTTGGCTACTAAATCATCCAGTATACAATCCGATGCAGACACCCGGACATCTGAAGT GCATACGTTCTCATCGTTGGCATTAAAAGAACTGAACCACAGAAATCTAAAGGACAAGAGCACTTCCCCAGATTCAATGCCAATGAAAGAACTTATAGCTGTTGCACAAGCTAGAAGGTTCTCACGATCAACTTCCTTTCCAGAAAACTTCTTAAATGCCAAGTATATTCCTGAAACATCAGTAAATACACCTCCGAAGGAAGGATCGCAGAGGCAGTTGTCACCTTCAAATCGGATAATCAGGTCCACCTCTGCAAATGATAATTTTCATTCTAGGAGTCCTTTTGATAGTATTCAACAGAAGAAATTAGCAGGGCATGATGAAGCCAATGCGGCACGGAGATCTTTCAAAGATTTCCTCGGTACAATGACAAGAACAAAAGAAAGTATTGCACGTGCGACACGTCTTGCTATTGAGTGTGCTAAATTTGGCATTGCTGGTGAG GCAATTGACATTATCGTTGAACATCTGGAGAAGGAATCAAATTTATATAAGAGGGTGGACCTCTTCTTTCTTGTTGATTCAATAACACAATGCTCTCGCAACCAGAAAG GTGGAGCTGGAGATGTATATCCCTCTCTTATTCAGGCAGTTCTACCTCGAATACTCTATGCCGCTGCACCCCCTGGAAACTCAGCATGGGAGAATCGAAAGCAATGCCTCAAG GTTTTGAAACTTTGGCTCGAAAGAAAAACACTTTCAGAGTATGTCATCCGTCACCATATTAGGGAAATTGAGACTATCAATGAGGCGTCATTTGGAAGTTCTCGCCGTCCTTCGAGATTAGAGAGAGCTCTAAATGACCCTTTGCGTGACAATGAAGGAATGCTTGTTGATGAGTATGGGAG TAATGCTGGTTTTCAGCTACCCAACATAATCTGCACGAAAGTACTTGAAGAAGAAGATGGAAACTCATCTGAAGATAGGAGCTTTGAAGCTGTTACACCTGAACAGGATGCTCCAGATAATGATGACAATGAAGAATCTCAAATGCCTGTGGAGAAGCATCGCCGCATTCTTGAAGAAGTTGATGGTGAGCTTGAGATGGAGGATGTAGCTCCACCATCTGAAATTGAAGTTACCACCAAATGCCGACCAGAGCAAAGTGGCACCAATTGTACGACATCTGATCAACGCCCTTCAGATGTTGGTCCTCCCCTTCCTGTGGACAAGCCTCCATCACCTCCGCCGTTGCCATCATCTCCTCCACCTGTGCCACCTCCGCCACCTGCCCCCATTCCCCAGAGTGCGCAGATGCAGCCAAAATTACAAATGACATCTGATCCCATTGGGCCGCATCCTCCAGGAGCTACATAT AATATTCAAAGTCAACAACCACATTCTATTGAGCACCAAGGTAACATGAATCCTTCTGTTGCACCATTGCCGCCTCCACCATTTAATAATTCAGGATATGGAGGGCAATCAAATCAGATTCCACCTCCCCCACCGATGGCACCACTCAATCCACCTGGTCCCCATGGCAATTTCCCTGCACCCCCAGCACCATACCATGGAAATAACTATCATCGGCCTCCAACTACATCAATTCCTAATGAGGGATATCATATGCAACCACCaccccctccgccgcctccaaaTCAATTCCCTCCTGTGCCATCAGAACACCAACAAAGGCCACACCACTGGGGTACTAACTGTCCTCCGTATCCTGAGAGATATCGGTACAATGGGCATGATCGAGGTCATCACAGACATGACAGAAGGCATCACGGGCATGACAGACATCATTTTGATGATAGAGGATACCTCTACGATGATAGAGGATATCACTACGATGATAGAGGCCATTACTTTGATGATAGAAGACATCATTTTGATGATCGAGGACACCATTTTGATGAGAGAGCTATTAGGGGGGCAATGCACCATGAGGCTGACAGGGGAAGATATCCTTTTCCGCCAG GACCTCCTCCGATTCCAGACCATTTTGAAGCTCCACCAGCCCCAATGCACTATGGGCGACCATCGGATCCTCCACCAGGGCCTTGTGCAGGCTGGTCTAGGCCCCCTAGGATATCTAACTATTCACCCTCCAGACATTCTATGGAGCCTCCAGTTTCACATGCAGCTGGTG
- the LOC112875156 gene encoding protein HUA2-LIKE 2-like isoform X2: MAGGLGRIWISEPEQWGQSSAKKKPLVYFYGTKQIAFCNYTDLEAFTEEKKRSLLAKRHGKGADFLRAVDEIIEVYDSLKEKDNNKLELAADEVKPVVEKLAENNGCMDTENLVNGSNMHSGQIIEDHSITTRNPDMVNSDGPSVTVKGDKPCVVNSAPDEPTEDVTILDEMRDIPLCPNSFSNKPRDAHPQNCYTRCRVPSLRKSRSSISVESRKAQGTGKLLDHHSHAEDDKANSGAVSTSDNVLLHSSVGTFNKSVALETISSKRRLNSPVKADSTCNSEASENGASETELKSNGTSNLPMDTAVIFKRKRKADRKPVPHYKDCTPPNKGEGLHAEYSEILPDSPNSKNEVNKSDGDEHLPLVKRARVRMGRSQMEDSPIDDIDVSNKKPELSMTADKCDMHFTPAVPGNDYSADQISAVVNTVSNPSSKFDMPILSGEGHPWKNKEYHPKILALDVEAALPPSKRLHRALEAMSANVAETNNSIPEVTGHNDMVLDSSLSTGNNHSNISAETVVTVSNKSGIVQSPGPSLDTEFVHSPSGKYTSESILQNNAISDSASVPSKANNHDNHIMTKGDICEETHMDSKAVSCSLVCNELDNDVCGKTSALCMKSNEPALDVTQTTSVPDRLSSSLEKASENVVIIDVKETRPFGSAACSVDGTDEPVDHANNNVITNAICHGETVIAESVNNVGDTASNSSLATKSSSIQSDADTRTSEVHTFSSLALKELNHRNLKDKSTSPDSMPMKELIAVAQARRFSRSTSFPENFLNAKYIPETSVNTPPKEGSQRQLSPSNRIIRSTSANDNFHSRSPFDSIQQKKLAGHDEANAARRSFKDFLGTMTRTKESIARATRLAIECAKFGIAGEAIDIIVEHLEKESNLYKRVDLFFLVDSITQCSRNQKGGAGDVYPSLIQAVLPRILYAAAPPGNSAWENRKQCLKVLKLWLERKTLSEYVIRHHIREIETINEASFGSSRRPSRLERALNDPLRDNEGMLVDEYGSNAGFQLPNIICTKVLEEEDGNSSEDRSFEAVTPEQDAPDNDDNEESQMPVEKHRRILEEVDGELEMEDVAPPSEIEVTTKCRPEQSGTNCTTSDQRPSDVGPPLPVDKPPSPPPLPSSPPPVPPPPPAPIPQSAQMQPKLQMTSDPIGPHPPGATYNIQSQQPHSIEHQGNMNPSVAPLPPPPFNNSGYGGQSNQIPPPPPMAPLNPPGPHGNFPAPPAPYHGNNYHRPPTTSIPNEGYHMQPPPPPPPPNQFPPVPSEHQQRPHHWGTNCPPYPERYRYNGHDRGHHRHDRRHHGHDRHHFDDRGYLYDDRGYHYDDRGHYFDDRRHHFDDRGHHFDERAIRGAMHHEADRGRYPFPPGPPPIPDHFEAPPAPMHYGRPSDPPPGPCAGWSRPPRISNYSPSRHSMEPPVSHAAGGHGGWRPR; encoded by the exons ATGGCGGGGGGATTGGGTAGGATTTGG ATAAGTGAACCAGAGCAGTGGGGCCAGTCTTCTGCTAAAAAGAAGCCGCTGGTCTATTTTTATGGTACTAAACAGAT TGCTTTCTGCAATTATACTGATCTTGAGGCATTCACTGAGGAGAAAAAAAGGTCTCTACTTGCTAAACGACATGGTAAAGGGGCTGATTTTCTGAGAGCAGTCGATGAAATAATTGAAGTTTATGATTCTTTAAAGGAGAAAGATAATAATAAGCTTGAATTGGCTGCTGATGAAGTAAAGCCAGTTGTAGAAAAGCTCGCTGAAAATAATGGCTGCATGGATACTGAAAATCTGGTCAATGGCTCCAATATGCACAGTGGTCAAATAATAGAAGATCATTCTATCACTACCAGGAATCCTGACATGGTCAATTCTGATGGACCTTCTGTCACTGTAAAGGGTGACAAGCCCTGTGTTGTAAATTCTGCTCCTGATGAGCCTACTGAAGATGTAACCATCCTTGATGAAATGAGGGATATTCCTTTGTGTCCTAATTCATTTTCAAATAAGCCAAGGGATGCACACCCGCAGAATTGCTATACACGTTGTAGGGTTCCATCGCTGCGGAAGTCAAGAAGTTCAATAAGTGTTGAATCAAGAAAGGCTCAAGGTACTGGTAAACTTTTGGATCATCATAGTCATGCAGAGGATGACAAAGCTAACTCTGGTGCTGTTTCTACATCAGATAATGTTTTGTTGCATTCTAGTGTAGGCACCTTCAACAAATCTGTAGCTTTGGAGACTATTAGCAGCAAGAGAAGGTTGAACTCTCCTGTTAAAGCGGATAGTACCTGTAACAGTGAAGCATCTGAAAACGGAGCTTCAGAGACAGAATTGAAATCAAATGGTACATCGAATCTTCCAATGGACACTGCAGTAATTTttaagagaaaaagaaaagcagACAGAAAGCCTGTTCCACATTATAAAGATTGTACACCACCAAACAAAGGTGAAGGTTTGCATGCTGAGTACAGTGAAATCCTTCCAGATTCTCCAAATTCAAAGAATGAAGTGAATAAGTCAGATGGAGATGAGCACTTGCCACTGGTCAAAAGGGCAAGGGTCCGAATGGGAAGGTCTCAAATGGAGGATTCACCAATTGATGATATTGATGTTTCTAATAAGAAGCCAGAGCTCTCTATGACTGCAGACAAATGTGATATGCATTTTACACCTGCAGTACCTGGCAATGATTATTCAGCTGATCAGATATCGGCAGTGGTAAATACTGTTTCTAATCCGTCATCCAAATTTGATATGCCTATCCTGTCAGGGGAAGGTCATCCTTGGAAGAATAAAGAATACCATCCAAAGATTTTGGCATTGGATGTTGAAGCTGCTTTGCCTCCATCAAAACGCCTTCATCGTGCCTTAGAAGCAATGTCTGCTAATGTTGCTGAAACTAACAATAGTATACCTGAAGTGACAGGACACAATGATATGGTTCTAGATAGTTCTTTGTCAACGGGAAACAACCATTCTAATATATCTGCAGAGACAGTAGTCACCGTATCTAATAAGTCTGGAATAGTTCAAAGCCCTGGACCTTCTTTGGACACAGAGTTTGTGCATAGTCCATCTGGCAAATATACCTCTGAATCAATTTTACAAAATAATGCTATTTCTGATTCCGCTTCAGTTCCTTCAAAAGCAAACAATCATGACAATCATATCATGACAAAAGGCGATATTTGTGAAGAAACTCATATGGATAGCAAAGCTGTCAGTTGTTCCTTGGTTTGTAATGAACTGGATAATGATGTCTGTGGGAAAACTTCAGCTCTTTGTATGAAATCGAATGAGCCTGCTCTTGATGTTACACAAACCACATCTGTACCTGACCGGTTATCTTCATCTTTGGAGAAAGCTAGTGAAAATGTGGTGATAATCGATGTCAAAGAGACAAGACCATTTGGCTCAGCTGCCTGTAGTGTTGACGGAACTGATGAGCCAGTTGACCATGCAAACAACAATGTGATCACCAATGCTATATGCCATGGTGAGACTGTTATAGCGGAATCCGTGAACAATGTGGGAGATACGGCAAGCAACTCTTCGTTGGCTACTAAATCATCCAGTATACAATCCGATGCAGACACCCGGACATCTGAAGT GCATACGTTCTCATCGTTGGCATTAAAAGAACTGAACCACAGAAATCTAAAGGACAAGAGCACTTCCCCAGATTCAATGCCAATGAAAGAACTTATAGCTGTTGCACAAGCTAGAAGGTTCTCACGATCAACTTCCTTTCCAGAAAACTTCTTAAATGCCAAGTATATTCCTGAAACATCAGTAAATACACCTCCGAAGGAAGGATCGCAGAGGCAGTTGTCACCTTCAAATCGGATAATCAGGTCCACCTCTGCAAATGATAATTTTCATTCTAGGAGTCCTTTTGATAGTATTCAACAGAAGAAATTAGCAGGGCATGATGAAGCCAATGCGGCACGGAGATCTTTCAAAGATTTCCTCGGTACAATGACAAGAACAAAAGAAAGTATTGCACGTGCGACACGTCTTGCTATTGAGTGTGCTAAATTTGGCATTGCTGGTGAG GCAATTGACATTATCGTTGAACATCTGGAGAAGGAATCAAATTTATATAAGAGGGTGGACCTCTTCTTTCTTGTTGATTCAATAACACAATGCTCTCGCAACCAGAAAG GTGGAGCTGGAGATGTATATCCCTCTCTTATTCAGGCAGTTCTACCTCGAATACTCTATGCCGCTGCACCCCCTGGAAACTCAGCATGGGAGAATCGAAAGCAATGCCTCAAG GTTTTGAAACTTTGGCTCGAAAGAAAAACACTTTCAGAGTATGTCATCCGTCACCATATTAGGGAAATTGAGACTATCAATGAGGCGTCATTTGGAAGTTCTCGCCGTCCTTCGAGATTAGAGAGAGCTCTAAATGACCCTTTGCGTGACAATGAAGGAATGCTTGTTGATGAGTATGGGAG TAATGCTGGTTTTCAGCTACCCAACATAATCTGCACGAAAGTACTTGAAGAAGAAGATGGAAACTCATCTGAAGATAGGAGCTTTGAAGCTGTTACACCTGAACAGGATGCTCCAGATAATGATGACAATGAAGAATCTCAAATGCCTGTGGAGAAGCATCGCCGCATTCTTGAAGAAGTTGATGGTGAGCTTGAGATGGAGGATGTAGCTCCACCATCTGAAATTGAAGTTACCACCAAATGCCGACCAGAGCAAAGTGGCACCAATTGTACGACATCTGATCAACGCCCTTCAGATGTTGGTCCTCCCCTTCCTGTGGACAAGCCTCCATCACCTCCGCCGTTGCCATCATCTCCTCCACCTGTGCCACCTCCGCCACCTGCCCCCATTCCCCAGAGTGCGCAGATGCAGCCAAAATTACAAATGACATCTGATCCCATTGGGCCGCATCCTCCAGGAGCTACATAT AATATTCAAAGTCAACAACCACATTCTATTGAGCACCAAGGTAACATGAATCCTTCTGTTGCACCATTGCCGCCTCCACCATTTAATAATTCAGGATATGGAGGGCAATCAAATCAGATTCCACCTCCCCCACCGATGGCACCACTCAATCCACCTGGTCCCCATGGCAATTTCCCTGCACCCCCAGCACCATACCATGGAAATAACTATCATCGGCCTCCAACTACATCAATTCCTAATGAGGGATATCATATGCAACCACCaccccctccgccgcctccaaaTCAATTCCCTCCTGTGCCATCAGAACACCAACAAAGGCCACACCACTGGGGTACTAACTGTCCTCCGTATCCTGAGAGATATCGGTACAATGGGCATGATCGAGGTCATCACAGACATGACAGAAGGCATCACGGGCATGACAGACATCATTTTGATGATAGAGGATACCTCTACGATGATAGAGGATATCACTACGATGATAGAGGCCATTACTTTGATGATAGAAGACATCATTTTGATGATCGAGGACACCATTTTGATGAGAGAGCTATTAGGGGGGCAATGCACCATGAGGCTGACAGGGGAAGATATCCTTTTCCGCCAG GACCTCCTCCGATTCCAGACCATTTTGAAGCTCCACCAGCCCCAATGCACTATGGGCGACCATCGGATCCTCCACCAGGGCCTTGTGCAGGCTGGTCTAGGCCCCCTAGGATATCTAACTATTCACCCTCCAGACATTCTATGGAGCCTCCAGTTTCACATGCAGCTGGTG